In Candidatus Thermoplasmatota archaeon, the genomic window CCGCGCGCGTCGTCGGGGTCCTCCTCGTCGGCGCCCTCATCATCGTCCCGGCCGCGACGGGCCTCCGGCTCGCAAAGAGCTTCCGCGCGGCGCTCGCGCTCTCGATCGCCTTCGGCCTCGCCTCCGTCGCGCTCGGGCTCTGGGCGAGCCTCGCGCTCGACGTCGCGGCGGGCGCCGCCATCGCGCTTGCGGCCCTCGTCCTCTACACGCTCGCGACGGCGGCGTACGCGGCCACGCGGCGCGCGGCGTGATCGGACGGAAAATCACGAGAAGATGACCGCGGAGGGCCGGGATCGGGGGCTCCCGACCCTCCGGGGCGTGTTCGAATCGCTGGCCTACTGGAGGTGGAACGGCGCGCCGCTGCCTTCCACGTCGAAGATCCGGTAGTTGCGGACTGCGGGCTCGGGCGCAGGGCGCGACGAGCCGTACCAGTAGAGGTCCACGAACGCGGTGTCGTGCGCGTGGTCCTTGAGCTTCCCGCCGCCGTTGTCCGTCGGATTGAACGGGTGCGAGTTGCCCTCCTTGTTGTCGTTGCCGCTCGGACAGTACCATTCCGTCCAGGGCTTCGCGCCGCCGGCCTGCGATTCGCAGCCGTTGGTGTCGTCGGACGCGTTGCCGTGGAGCTTGCCGCCCTTCACGGTGGTCTTCGCGTAGTTGGGCGTGAAGCCGCTCACGAAGTCCTCCATGTAGAAGACCAGCTCGGCGTTGTACCGGCGGTAGTTGTGGTACTGGACCTTCGTCGACTTGTCGAAGGTCGAGTTGTAGGCGTCGTAGGCGCACCCGCCGCCGGGCGTCTCGCCGAAGAGGGCGGGGTTGCCGTCGTAGCAGTACGAGGCGCCGCCGTTGTTTCCGGGGTTGGTGGGCTCGTAGTAGCCCGCGGACGGGTTGTCGATGAACGGGTTGCAGTTCGAGTTGCCGTCGTCCGCGACGAAGACGGGGCTTCCGCGCAGGTTCGCGACCCACACGAACCACTTGTTCGTGTACTGCTCCGGCGGGGGCAGGTTGCGGTCGGTGAAGAACTTCTCGAGGTCTTCGCCGCGACCCTGGTAGTTGGGGTTGCGCTCGGCGACCTTGCGGTACTTGTCGACGATGAACGTGTGGTCGTTCGGGTCCGTGACGTAGTAGGACTCGATGTACTCCGTGCGCTTCGCGGCCGCCCCGGGCGACGGGTGGCCCGCCTGCACCGCGGCGACGGCGCCGCCGCAGGGGTAGCGGACGCAGCCGTACTGCGTGTTGTTCATCTTGTAGCCGCATTCGACGAGACCGGAGTTCGTCGTGTTGAGCGTCGCCTGGACCTGGTCCGGGCGGAGCAGGTACTGGTCGTTGAACCAGAGCTTGCCCTGCGCCATCACGATCTCGCGCGCGAGGACGGTGACACCGGTGATGTTCCGGTTCACGACGGCCTGCATCACCGTGTACACGTTGTGGCCTTCGACGACCTGCTCGGTCTGAACGCCCAGCTCGCTGTAGACCTGTGCGAACGCGAGCCCAGGGGCCATGATCACAAGACCGATCACGGCGACAGTCATGATTCCGCGGCGCGACACCAACTCGGGCCTCCCGGGACGGCATGACCCCTGTGGCGGTATATCCTCCGCCATGTCACCCCGGTGAGGGACAAGAGGCCGCCCGGAGCGGCCGCCGGAGCGAAGCCGCCCGGTTTATCTCCGGGACCTCCGCTCCCCCCGCATGGCCCGCGGATTCGAGCACGTCGACCATACCGCGGACCTCGCGATCCACGCCTGGGGCGCGACCCTGGGCGAGGCCTTCGAGGAGGCCGCGCGCGGCCTCTTCGCCTACATGACCGAGATGGAGACGGCGCGGCCCGTCGGCGCCTTCCGCTTCGTTCTCGCCGAAACGACGCCCGAGCGGCTCCTCCACGCCTGGCTCGAGACGCTCCTCTTCCACCATCAGCGGGACCTCCTCGTCTTCTCGCGGTTCCGCTGCGACGTCGCGCCCGACGGGTTGAGCCTCGAGGGCGTCGCCGAGGGCGAGGCCTACGCGGCCGAACGGCATGGCCCCATCCACGAGGTGAAGGCGGTGACCTACCACGACATGCGCATCGTCGCGTCGCCGCCGCGCGTGGAAGTCGTCGTGGACATCTAGCGGAGCCAGCGGCCGCGGCCGCGCGGGCTCATCTCGAAGCCGCCCGCGACCGGGTTCAGGTCGCCCTCGTCCTCGAGGTGCGACTGGACCCACTTTGTGGCCTCGCGGACCTTCGTCGCGCTGACGCCGCCGCCCCCGCGCTCGACCGCCGTGAGGGCGGCGCGCTCCATCTCCTTGAGCGTGACGGGACGGCTGGACTTGAGGAGCTCCTCGACGATGGCGTCCCGGATATCGTGCAGGAGCCCCTCGTCGATGCCCGTGGGTTTCGGGGGCATGGAAAAAGTGCCGTGGCGGGCAGACGTTTGCCCCTATATGGCCCCACCGGTGCTGCGACGCGGTCGATTTTTACGCGGTCCCGCCAATACGGATATGATTTCGCGAGGCCCATGCCGCGCGCGGGCCGGTCGCTTCGACCTCCGTTCCGCGATCGTCCCCGGGGCCCTCGCTGCGCTTCTTGCGGGGGACCCTCCCTTTCCCATGGGCGCTCGACCCCGCCGGATCGCCGAGCGCTAAGCTTTTCATGGTCCTTCGTCCATGGTGGACCGAGGAGGAAGACCGTGGGAACGCTCTTCGATCATCTGTCGGCCCTCTTCGCGGCGCCCCAGCCCGTGCCCGTCGAGGACCTGCGGACGTCCCTCACGAGAAGCCTCCCCCGCCGCGCCATCCTCGAGGTCGTGGAGCGCTCGCCGGGGATCCCGCTCGGCGTGCTCATCACGCGGCTCCCGTATGGTTCGGGAACCGTCTATCATCATCTTCAGGTCCTTGAGCGCGCGGGCCTCGTCACGACGATGGCGTCCGGCCGTCGGCGCCTCATCTATCCTACGGCTCCCTCCGCGACGGCCCCGCCGGACACGCGGCATCTCGTCCTGCTCAGCACGCCCACGGCGAGGAGGATCGCCCGCGTGATCGTCGACCGCCCCGGCTGCTCGATCGGGGAGATCTTCCTGAGGACGGGCGCGTCCCCGCGGATGGTGTACTACAACCTGAAGCAGCTCACCGCCGCGGGCCTCGTCTCCTCGGCGTCGGCGACGCGCTACAAGCAGCTTACGGCGTCCCCGGCCCTCCCCATCATCCTGGCCCGCGCCGAACGGATGGTCGCGGAAGCGGACCGGGGCGCGCGGACCTGAGCCCAAATCCTTAATCCCGAAGCCCCCGTCTCGGCCTCGATGCCCTGGACCGGCAAGCTCGAGCGGATCGACCCCTGGCGCCTGCGGATCCCCGTGGGCGAGAAGCCCGGCATGCGCGTCCCGGGCAAGATCTTCGCGAGCGAAGCCATGATTTCGGACCTTGCGTCCGACAACGCCGTCGAGCAGGTCGCGAACGTCGCGACGCTTCCCGGCATCGTCGG contains:
- a CDS encoding archease, with protein sequence MARGFEHVDHTADLAIHAWGATLGEAFEEAARGLFAYMTEMETARPVGAFRFVLAETTPERLLHAWLETLLFHHQRDLLVFSRFRCDVAPDGLSLEGVAEGEAYAAERHGPIHEVKAVTYHDMRIVASPPRVEVVVDI
- a CDS encoding helix-turn-helix domain-containing protein — protein: MGTLFDHLSALFAAPQPVPVEDLRTSLTRSLPRRAILEVVERSPGIPLGVLITRLPYGSGTVYHHLQVLERAGLVTTMASGRRRLIYPTAPSATAPPDTRHLVLLSTPTARRIARVIVDRPGCSIGEIFLRTGASPRMVYYNLKQLTAAGLVSSASATRYKQLTASPALPIILARAERMVAEADRGART